The Tenrec ecaudatus isolate mTenEca1 chromosome 4, mTenEca1.hap1, whole genome shotgun sequence region TGCTGGCCGCAAAGAAGACGTCGGAGGTTTGCCCCTGGAGGTTTTTCCCAAAGGCTCTGGTAAAAGACAAGACGTTTTTAAGAACAACAATGGTAACAATAAAATCAAAGTCTGTTACTGCACTACAGAGTACAAATGCTCGGCCAGCTACACCGTTATTCCATCTGATGTGTGTGTCGTTATTTATGCCATCTAAACACAAAACAAGTGCTTGCAGGAGGTCCACGGAAATGTCAAAAGCATCGTGCCTGCCTGTCCATTGAGAGTGGCatatctccttgagctccttgccCCTTGCCTCATTGTTCTGAAACAGGACCGAAATCACATTGTCAAGCTCTAAAAGCAGTTGCGGTGATCGATGGAAGAAAGCACAAAGTTCCTCAATGGTTCCCAATGCAACAGACACTCCCATAACCGGTACGGATTTTGCCAACCATATATTTAAGGCACAGGAAGAGCAGAGTGTGTAGATGGCTTGAGGATATTTCTCTAAAAGTCTAGAAGCAACCActttcatcttggaagaaaacccACTGGACACGATGTAAGCCTGGCCGCGGCAGTACTCCATGTTCAGCCCCCACTTCTCAGTTATGGTGGTGTGAAATTTCACAGCCAGAATCTCTGCATCTGCTTCGTAAGGGAGGAAGCCCATGAATTCTTCTCTCAGGTTATGAGACTCATCGACAAACCTCACCAGCACGGGCAGGTGCTCCTCCCCAGCTATGTCCACCACGTCGTCGGTGATAATGGAGAAGAAGTGCGAGTCTCTCACTTCCCTGAGCGTTTCTTCCCGGATGCAGCTCTCGCAGATCTCTAGCATCTGTTTCTGCTGGCTTTTCGAACAGAACAGTGTGTTCACCGCTGTTGCCTCAAAGCGTTTTCTCAGCACCTCTTCCCCAGAGTTGATCCGGCACTCCAGCAGAGCTTGAAAGTTATCGGGAGTAAAAAGTCCTTCTGGGATTTCATCAGCCTCATGTCCATCCAGAGGTATGTTTTGTTTTCCCATCAGAATCAAAATTTCAAATAAGGATTTTaagtattctttgttttccttctcctCAAGGGTTAAAGGTAAGATGTCTTCATCCTGTTCGTCACCGCCTTCTTCTGCATTGAGGTTCtggacattgctgttgtttgcttCCTTGTGTTTTTGTTCCTGTTCGGAAGTTTCATCAACTGAAATATAAAGAAAGAATTAACTTTAGAAACCAGAATGTGTGCAACCACATAAAACCACACACACTAAATTTATGGTTGATTCAATATGTAAAGTCCACaaactcattcattcaacatttaCTGGGGATCTACTGGCCCAGGCACTAGGACACAGAGATTAAAATAAGACATCACCATTTCCAGAGCAGCACAATCCTAATGAGTAAGACCAGGGCCAGGTGCTCCTTAATGCTCACAACTACTGGGCCAGCGGCTCTCCAGGTGTGGTCCCCAGACCAGCAGCATCAGGTCCACTTGGCAAATTCTTGGGCCCACCCAGGCCTACTAAATCAGAAACTCTGGGAGTCGGGCCCGGCAATCAGTAGCTGAAAAAGCCCCCCAGGGATTCTGAAGTGAGCTAGAGGCAGAAGCACTGGAATTATTATTAGTCAACCGACTGCCTTGAATTCAGGCTTTCTCTCCCAGTCTTTTTCATGGTACATTACCAAATAAATATTCCTtgcagtaaaacaaaacaaaaaagacactGTAGTGGGGAGATCAACACTGAACAGATACATTTTAATACATGAAAATGCTGTTACAACAACTTATATAAATCTTAATAAATTTATGACACCTCATATACAATAACAGTCCATGCCCCAGGAAAAGAGGAGCAAGGAAATCGCTACAAAATATGCACCACattaatttttcttcaggcaGGTGGAACATCAACGCTATTTGGTAAACGAGgacagcaaggtgcccaaggtcaCAGATACAGTCAGGAGGATGGAGGTGATATTTAAATCCAAGCTTGTTTGGCTCCAGGGTCCGTGCTATGTCTTTTAAACTAATAAAATACAGATTCATGCAGCTTGTAGCACTGAAACATGAGGAATCTTAGCCTAGTCCCTCTGTCTTTGGGTAGGAAAACGGAGGTCCTGCAGGGTTAAGTGCCCTGCCCAGTCAGGCGGTTTAAAGTGGCAGACGAGAATCCTGGACTAGAATTCACATCTGAGGGATCATGGTACTGGTTCATGTAAGAGATTTGACAAGGCCACTAAGACTTGTGCATTCTCATGAGGAGGAGGAACATCGAGAAGATGCAATTCCTTTGGTAAGTACAAGGACAGGGAGAGCCCTTTCGACAGCAGGAAGAATTCCAGCAAAAGCACCAAggtgagagagggaaggaggctaTCAGGCACAAGGCAAGTCTGACATGTCCATGAAATCCACATTTCCATGGATGCCAGGCTCTTCACCGTTTCTCCAGGTTCTGGCAAAGGCAGGGAGCACCCCTCAACTCAAATGTCACTGACATTAATTATCTACTTGTAGGTGGTGTGATCAGTTGCCAccccagtccattctgacccactgAAACTCCATGTGGGTCAAGGAGAACTACACTATAGGACTTCGAAGCCATGACCTTTGAGGAGCACATCATCGGGCCAATAtttggaggtgcctctgggtggattgcaATCATCCACCTCTTAGCTAAAGGAGAGAGCacataaccatttgtgccaccagggactgCGTTTTCATCAGATAGTATGTGTGCTGCACAACTTGGGAGGATTTTGCTTCCTGGGGGACATATGACAGTATCTGGAAACATTTCTGGTTGTTGCAACTTTGTGTGGGAGGTGCTAATGTCACCTGGTGGGTGGAAGCCAGAAATGCTAAGCATCCTCCAGTGCACAAGACAGTCCCCACAATGAAAAAGTACCCAGTCTACATTGTCTGCAATGCTGTGGGAGCTGGAAGTTTCTTTGAGGAAAATGTGACTACTTAAGAACCAaatttggaaaacacataaactGTAATAAAAAACTAGTAggtggaaacaagggcaacagaAGAGATCTGTGCTTCGTTTGTCAAGACTCATGGCTTGTTGCGCCTCTGAAGGATTAAATGTCCTCGCATACGCAGAGCACTGACAAACGTGTTTGGCCTAGTCATGGCAGAGCTTTCTTCTGCTCTGAGGGGAGTCCAAAACAAAGGAGTCGGGTATAGCCAGGGGTGAGCTACAAGCCAAGAATTTGTAGCTTATCTTGGAAGCCTGTCACCCTGCTTCTCTCTCCCTTGTGcccctttctctccttttcaTCCATTACCTCTCCCCTTCTAaatccataggagccctggtggcatattgggttatgtattgggctactaactgcaaggtcagcagttaggccTCACCAGTcactttgttcccataaagatgcagtctcagaaacccaaaggagcagttctgctttctCTTATGGAGTTTCTATGatccagaatcaactcgatggcaagttttttgttttgtttttctccctccTCTAATCAAGAACTAattctattgttttgttttgggaaaGGTGCTCATTATAGACAAGTCAAAAAGTATGAAGCAAAAAATAAGTTCCTCTCCTCTTGTGCATCCTTCCAGATAGGTACCTTCCAGACAGGTGTCCCGAGTTCCTGATCCCCACCTTCACTACCACTGTCTTAATTTAAGGCTGTTGGAGTATTGTTTGATGTGACAGCCTACATGGCCTCCTGCTCCCAGTCTCCCCTTTGTCATCCAGCACAGAATGCCTTACATGACCATGAACAGCACGTCCATACCAATGCCTACCTAGAAACCCCTCAAGGGTTCTCTGTTGTCGCCAGGCCACTACCCTGCAAGTCTGGCCCCTGTAGTTTCCTTCAGGCTCATTTTCTAACCACCAAAATAATTGTAATTCCCTAAAGGGGGAAAACAATAGTCCTTACCTCAGGGCTACTATAAGAATTAAATAAACTGATGTAATGACTTGGCTCACAGCAAGCATTCATAAAAGGTTATGATATTAATAATGGAAGTAGCAAATCAGGATGAGAACTATTGTAACTGAAGAGCACAACAGGCCTCATCCTGTAGTAACACAACCTGTCCATCAGCGACTGTAAGAAGTGCTCAGTGCCCACAGCACTTATTCCTTAGGCATTTGCCAAGAACTTCTTACGTACCATGAACTAAGTAGCTAGTCTTCTCTTACAGGGGCTGCACAGTGTGCCTGCCATACTGAGAGCGCTCGATGAGGGACAGAGGCCTCCTGTTAGGCCTGAGCATGCAGTGGCCCTCAGTAAAGACAAATGAACGGGCACCTCAATCTCACAGACAATTCCAGATCACAAGACAAAGCCTGCACACTCTCACATCCATTTTCAAGATGGCTTTTGGACACAGAACATATTTATTTGTCCTTACCAGATCAAAGCCTTTTTAAAGGCATTCAGAAGTTGAGCCATTAACACTAtcacttactttttttttaatcacttactttttttctgtttcaGTGTCCTGATTTCATCTTCACTCTAaa contains the following coding sequences:
- the THAP12 gene encoding 52 kDa repressor of the inhibitor of the protein kinase isoform X1, translated to MPNFCAAPNCTRKSTQSDLAFFRFPRDPARCQKWVENCRRADLEDKTPDQLNKHYRLCAKHFETSMICRTSPYRTVLRDNAIPTIFDLTSHLNNPHSRHRKRIKELSEDEIRTLKQKKIDETSEQEQKHKEANNSNVQNLNAEEGGDEQDEDILPLTLEEKENKEYLKSLFEILILMGKQNIPLDGHEADEIPEGLFTPDNFQALLECRINSGEEVLRKRFEATAVNTLFCSKSQQKQMLEICESCIREETLREVRDSHFFSIITDDVVDIAGEEHLPVLVRFVDESHNLREEFMGFLPYEADAEILAVKFHTTITEKWGLNMEYCRGQAYIVSSGFSSKMKVVASRLLEKYPQAIYTLCSSCALNIWLAKSVPVMGVSVALGTIEELCAFFHRSPQLLLELDNVISVLFQNNEARGKELKEICHSQWTGRHDAFDISVDLLQALVLCLDGINNDTHIRWNNGVAGRAFVLCSAVTDFDFIVTIVVLKNVLSFTRAFGKNLQGQTSDVFFAASSLTAVLHSLNEVMENIEVYHEFWFEEATNLATKLDIQMKLPGKFRRAQQGNLDSQLTSESYYKETLSVPAVEHIIQELKDIFSEQHLKALKCLSLVPSVMGQLKFNTSEEHHADMYRSDLPNPDTLSAELHCWRIKWKHRGKDIELPSTIYEALHLPDIKFFPNVYALLKVLCILPVMKVESERCENGRKRLKAYLRNTLTDHRSSNLALLNINVDIKHDLDLMVDTYIKLYTTKSELPTSNSETTENA
- the THAP12 gene encoding 52 kDa repressor of the inhibitor of the protein kinase isoform X2, whose amino-acid sequence is MICRTSPYRTVLRDNAIPTIFDLTSHLNNPHSRHRKRIKELSEDEIRTLKQKKIDETSEQEQKHKEANNSNVQNLNAEEGGDEQDEDILPLTLEEKENKEYLKSLFEILILMGKQNIPLDGHEADEIPEGLFTPDNFQALLECRINSGEEVLRKRFEATAVNTLFCSKSQQKQMLEICESCIREETLREVRDSHFFSIITDDVVDIAGEEHLPVLVRFVDESHNLREEFMGFLPYEADAEILAVKFHTTITEKWGLNMEYCRGQAYIVSSGFSSKMKVVASRLLEKYPQAIYTLCSSCALNIWLAKSVPVMGVSVALGTIEELCAFFHRSPQLLLELDNVISVLFQNNEARGKELKEICHSQWTGRHDAFDISVDLLQALVLCLDGINNDTHIRWNNGVAGRAFVLCSAVTDFDFIVTIVVLKNVLSFTRAFGKNLQGQTSDVFFAASSLTAVLHSLNEVMENIEVYHEFWFEEATNLATKLDIQMKLPGKFRRAQQGNLDSQLTSESYYKETLSVPAVEHIIQELKDIFSEQHLKALKCLSLVPSVMGQLKFNTSEEHHADMYRSDLPNPDTLSAELHCWRIKWKHRGKDIELPSTIYEALHLPDIKFFPNVYALLKVLCILPVMKVESERCENGRKRLKAYLRNTLTDHRSSNLALLNINVDIKHDLDLMVDTYIKLYTTKSELPTSNSETTENA